The Gammaproteobacteria bacterium genome has a segment encoding these proteins:
- a CDS encoding class I adenylate-forming enzyme family protein: MRGKDRVALVCGRQRLSHAELAAAVASWAGALQAEGLRPGDRLGVSLRERPEHVVALLAAATAGLTILPLDWRAPPAERARLATAFGASAVLTEPGGAPPPGCRVIPVDAGWCDRAARAPALPVAVADPAQPLLFNMTSGTSGEPKAAVVTQGDFEARLARQAEVHGPLDGHRYLSAAPLCFSGGLMYCLYHLVTGNTVLLYPPLFSAGELVQLVRDNGISYVFLVPTALRWLLRLEAGDEPLLPDVRVLLTSAAPITAAEKLAVRERVCPNFFESYATSAAGTIAALRPADLPAHADSVGRPLRSIEMQIVDDDGGVVGAGVSGRVRCRGAGVSGELLASGGVTALAERLDGGWYYTGDLGRLGEDGFLHLVGRADGMIIRGGVNVRPGLIEQALREHPAVADVAVVGRPSADLGEEVVAFVQPGRTVSAADLLAHCRGRLPGHMVPARIEFLTEFPRSAAGKIRRSELP; the protein is encoded by the coding sequence ATGCGCGGAAAGGACCGTGTCGCGCTGGTCTGCGGCCGGCAACGGCTGAGCCATGCCGAGCTGGCGGCCGCTGTGGCCTCCTGGGCGGGTGCGCTGCAGGCCGAGGGCTTGCGGCCGGGTGACCGGCTTGGGGTCAGTCTGCGCGAGCGGCCGGAACACGTCGTCGCACTGCTGGCCGCGGCCACCGCCGGGTTGACGATCCTGCCGCTCGACTGGCGTGCGCCGCCGGCGGAACGCGCGCGCCTCGCCACCGCCTTCGGCGCAAGCGCTGTCCTGACCGAACCGGGCGGGGCGCCGCCGCCTGGCTGTCGCGTCATACCCGTCGATGCCGGCTGGTGCGACCGTGCGGCCCGCGCGCCGGCACTGCCGGTTGCGGTGGCCGACCCGGCGCAGCCGTTGCTGTTCAACATGACTTCCGGCACGAGCGGTGAGCCGAAGGCCGCCGTGGTCACGCAGGGCGATTTTGAGGCGCGCCTCGCGCGGCAGGCGGAAGTTCACGGACCACTCGATGGCCATCGTTATCTGTCCGCAGCTCCGCTCTGCTTCAGCGGAGGGCTCATGTACTGCCTGTACCACCTGGTGACCGGCAACACCGTGCTGCTCTACCCGCCGCTCTTCTCGGCCGGGGAACTGGTGCAGCTCGTGCGCGACAACGGCATCAGTTACGTATTCCTGGTACCGACCGCGCTGCGCTGGCTGCTGCGTCTCGAGGCGGGCGATGAACCGCTGCTGCCCGATGTGCGCGTACTGCTGACGAGCGCCGCGCCGATTACCGCAGCCGAGAAACTGGCGGTGCGCGAGCGCGTCTGCCCGAACTTCTTCGAGTCTTACGCGACCTCTGCCGCCGGCACGATTGCCGCGCTTCGACCGGCGGACCTGCCCGCTCATGCCGACAGCGTGGGGCGGCCGCTGCGCTCCATCGAAATGCAGATCGTGGACGACGACGGCGGGGTGGTCGGCGCCGGGGTCAGCGGTCGTGTGCGCTGCCGGGGCGCAGGGGTTTCCGGCGAACTGCTCGCCAGCGGCGGCGTTACCGCGCTGGCCGAACGACTCGATGGCGGCTGGTACTACACCGGTGATCTCGGCCGGCTGGGCGAAGATGGGTTCCTGCACCTCGTCGGCCGTGCCGACGGGATGATCATCCGTGGCGGCGTCAACGTGCGGCCGGGGCTCATCGAGCAGGCGCTGCGCGAGCATCCCGCTGTTGCGGATGTGGCAGTTGTCGGCCGGCCATCGGCGGATCTCGGCGAGGAAGTGGTCGCCTTCGTCCAGCCGGGTCGTACCGTCAGCGCCGCTGATCTCCTGGCGCATTGCCGCGGGCGCCTGCCCGGCCACATGGTGCCGGCGCGCATCGAGTTCCTGACGGAGTTCCCGCGCAGCGCGGCGGGCAAGATCCGGCGCAGCGAACTGCCGTAA
- a CDS encoding alpha/beta hydrolase → MLQLRILLPIVLGLVSGAAGAAVCTQHFAIGGSYLPYCSNGKTGPAVFVIHGTDRNADEYLAYLADLDTLVIAPEFQESGPGIYWSGGWKEGNKSLDAERVSSFEALDQMIAAFGGVAVVGHSAGGQFVTRYAAGTRVEGLTFIAANPGSYMYLDASRPLAGNCADYNEYKYGLENLNTYMSAGVAPDYPDRNVIYLLGSQDTQIDSYLDTSCAAKRQGRDRYDRGKKFFEHLAGHFGRQVHSRVIVLGVGHNANLMLNAARPYLPD, encoded by the coding sequence ATGCTCCAGTTGAGAATCCTTCTGCCGATCGTACTCGGTCTGGTGAGCGGCGCGGCTGGCGCAGCGGTTTGTACGCAGCACTTCGCCATCGGCGGGTCTTACCTGCCGTACTGCTCGAACGGCAAGACCGGCCCGGCGGTGTTCGTCATTCACGGCACTGATCGCAACGCCGACGAATACCTGGCGTACCTCGCGGATCTCGACACGCTGGTTATTGCGCCCGAGTTCCAGGAGTCCGGTCCCGGCATCTACTGGTCGGGCGGCTGGAAGGAAGGGAACAAGTCTCTCGACGCGGAACGCGTCAGTTCCTTCGAAGCGCTGGACCAGATGATCGCAGCCTTCGGCGGTGTCGCGGTCGTCGGCCATAGCGCCGGCGGACAATTCGTCACGCGTTACGCAGCCGGAACCCGCGTCGAGGGCCTCACCTTCATCGCCGCGAACCCGGGCTCATATATGTATCTCGATGCAAGCCGGCCGCTCGCCGGCAACTGCGCCGACTACAACGAGTACAAGTACGGCCTGGAGAACCTGAACACCTACATGAGCGCCGGAGTGGCGCCGGACTATCCGGATCGCAACGTGATCTATCTGCTCGGCAGCCAGGACACCCAGATCGACTCCTATCTCGACACCAGTTGCGCCGCGAAGCGCCAGGGCCGTGATCGCTACGATCGCGGCAAGAAGTTCTTCGAGCACCTCGCCGGTCACTTTGGCCGCCAGGTGCACTCTCGCGTGATCGTCCTCGGGGTCGGGCACAACGCGAACCTGATGCTGAATGCGGCACGCCCGTATCTGCCGGACTGA
- a CDS encoding tellurite resistance TerB family protein, with amino-acid sequence MTNGFDPGRLDPQKIIDMLMKNPVAGGAVGGLAGSVLGNILMGKGGGKNLARTTLNTGGLALVAGVAWKAWQQYQQSQQPRAQAALPPALPQAFDLESTTALQSGSTLRVLRAMVAAAKADGIVDPAERQKIMQRVDETGAAAADRRFVENLLDRPLDIESVIEGVESPELAAEVYAASALAVHPASRTERGYLDLLAARLGMEASLTQEIDRGVSTALAGNSG; translated from the coding sequence ATGACCAACGGATTCGATCCGGGACGCCTGGATCCACAGAAGATCATCGACATGCTCATGAAAAACCCCGTCGCCGGTGGTGCCGTCGGCGGGCTGGCCGGGTCCGTGCTCGGCAACATCCTCATGGGCAAGGGTGGCGGCAAGAACCTGGCCCGGACAACGTTGAATACCGGCGGGCTGGCGCTGGTGGCTGGAGTGGCATGGAAGGCGTGGCAGCAGTACCAGCAGTCGCAGCAGCCCAGGGCGCAGGCAGCGCTCCCGCCGGCGTTACCGCAAGCCTTCGATCTCGAATCCACGACGGCGCTCCAGTCGGGCTCCACCCTGCGCGTGCTGCGTGCGATGGTCGCCGCGGCCAAGGCCGATGGCATCGTCGACCCGGCCGAGCGGCAGAAGATCATGCAGCGCGTGGACGAGACCGGCGCTGCGGCTGCCGACCGGCGCTTTGTCGAAAACCTGCTCGACCGGCCACTGGATATCGAGTCGGTCATCGAAGGCGTGGAATCCCCGGAACTGGCCGCCGAGGTCTATGCGGCGTCGGCCCTGGCGGTGCACCCGGCGAGCCGGACCGAGCGCGGCTATCTCGACCTGCTCGCGGCCCGGCTGGGCATGGAGGCGAGTCTCACCCAGGAAATCGACCGCGGCGTCAGCACCGCACTGGCGGGGAATTCTGGCTAG
- a CDS encoding FAD binding domain-containing protein: MHLPPFDYVRPDHLDHALALLAEEGSRAAVLAGGTDLVIGMRQRLLEPRLVVGIGALPELKTFEVTADGGLRIGAGCTLSDLAAQPVLRQRFPSLAAAIRSVGSRHVRNAATLGGNLALPTRCWYTNQGEEWRRARPPCFKTGGDVCFVIRSAKECFALNNVDSAPALMTLGARVTIARAGGSREVALTGFYCNDGLAPNVLVSGELITMVHVPPHQDRTVFIKLAARTGLDYGLATVAAAVSGSNRRISSARLVVGSVVSWPAPLVQAARIIEEGGLTAATIEAAAEAARADLGEVTNLYSSSGYKRRVVRALVRRALDDLRRQKGPAGEAA; encoded by the coding sequence ATGCATCTTCCCCCCTTCGACTACGTCCGACCCGACCATCTCGACCACGCCCTGGCACTGCTCGCCGAAGAGGGCAGTCGCGCCGCGGTGCTCGCCGGGGGCACGGACCTCGTGATCGGCATGCGCCAGCGCCTGCTCGAACCGCGGCTCGTGGTCGGCATCGGCGCCTTGCCGGAACTGAAGACCTTCGAAGTCACGGCGGACGGCGGGCTGCGCATCGGCGCCGGCTGTACCCTCAGTGATCTCGCCGCGCAGCCGGTGTTGCGGCAGCGCTTCCCGTCGCTCGCCGCGGCGATCCGCTCGGTGGGTTCGCGTCACGTGCGCAACGCCGCAACGCTCGGCGGCAACCTCGCGCTGCCCACGCGCTGCTGGTACACCAACCAGGGCGAGGAGTGGCGCCGGGCGCGCCCGCCGTGTTTCAAGACCGGCGGTGACGTGTGCTTCGTGATCCGCAGCGCGAAGGAGTGCTTTGCGCTGAACAACGTGGACAGCGCGCCGGCATTGATGACGCTCGGCGCGCGCGTCACGATAGCCCGCGCCGGCGGTTCGCGCGAAGTTGCGCTCACCGGGTTCTACTGTAACGATGGGCTGGCGCCCAATGTGCTCGTGTCAGGCGAACTCATCACGATGGTGCACGTGCCGCCGCACCAGGATCGCACGGTGTTCATCAAGCTGGCTGCCCGAACCGGGCTCGACTACGGTCTGGCCACCGTCGCGGCAGCGGTCAGTGGCAGCAACCGCCGGATCAGCTCGGCACGACTGGTGGTCGGCAGCGTGGTGTCGTGGCCGGCGCCGCTCGTGCAGGCCGCGCGCATCATCGAAGAGGGCGGGCTGACGGCCGCCACCATCGAAGCGGCCGCCGAAGCGGCCCGTGCCGATCTCGGCGAAGTCACCAACCTGTATTCGTCCTCCGGCTACAAGCGTCGGGTGGTGCGTGCCCTGGTGCGCCGCGCGCTCGACGACCTGCGCCGCCAGAAGGGCCCGGCCGGGGAGGCCGCATGA
- a CDS encoding alpha/beta hydrolase, which produces MQFTKWSVLILLGLASGIASAGVYCNQKFPVGSSYVPYCSNKKFGPAVFVIHGTNRNADDYLNYLDDLDTLVIAPKFQDSGPGLYWSSGGWKQGDRSKDSQRVSSFEVLDRMVEMYHGVAVVGHSAGGQFVMRYAAGTPLQGLTFIVANPSSYMYLNGSRPFGSSATCRDYDEYHYGLDELNDYMSSGVVRDFPDRNVIYLLGDRDTKVDKYLDTSCEANRQGRNRYERGLQFYNHLTQVYGRPVQRKVIVRGVGHSPSRMLKAARPYLPD; this is translated from the coding sequence ATGCAATTCACGAAATGGTCCGTGCTGATTCTGCTCGGGCTGGCGAGTGGTATCGCGTCGGCAGGCGTCTACTGCAACCAGAAGTTTCCGGTCGGCAGCTCGTACGTGCCGTATTGCTCGAACAAGAAATTCGGTCCGGCGGTGTTCGTGATTCACGGCACGAATCGCAACGCCGACGATTACCTGAATTACCTCGATGATCTCGACACGCTGGTCATCGCGCCGAAGTTCCAGGATTCGGGTCCGGGCCTGTACTGGTCCTCGGGCGGCTGGAAACAAGGCGACCGGTCGAAGGATTCACAGCGCGTCAGTTCCTTCGAAGTGCTCGACCGCATGGTCGAGATGTACCACGGCGTCGCCGTGGTCGGGCACAGTGCCGGCGGGCAGTTCGTCATGCGTTACGCCGCGGGCACGCCGCTGCAGGGTCTGACGTTCATCGTCGCCAATCCGAGTTCCTACATGTACCTCAACGGCAGCCGGCCCTTCGGCAGCAGCGCCACCTGCCGGGACTACGACGAATACCACTACGGCCTCGATGAGCTGAACGACTACATGAGCTCAGGGGTTGTGCGCGACTTTCCCGATCGAAACGTGATCTACCTGCTCGGCGATCGAGATACCAAGGTAGACAAATACCTCGACACGAGCTGCGAGGCGAACCGGCAGGGCCGCAATCGCTACGAGCGCGGGTTGCAGTTCTACAATCACCTGACCCAGGTCTACGGCCGGCCGGTGCAGCGCAAGGTGATCGTCAGGGGCGTCGGGCACAGCCCGAGCCGCATGTTGAAAGCCGCGCGTCCCTACCTGCCGGACTGA
- a CDS encoding xanthine dehydrogenase family protein molybdopterin-binding subunit, with amino-acid sequence MARKAEFGAVGRSQPRLDGAAKLTGRSEFADDVRLPGLLHGRVVRSPHARARIAHIDVSAAARLPGVKAIITREDAPRMQIGMYQPLFDQAANFIGHEVAAVAAIDEATAAEAAALVRVDYEPLPAITAFERALEDGAPQLHPKAPGNIAWEQHEVHGDPDRAMAECRYVREDEYETNPSHNCYAEFHVAVADFSGGDRLTMWTPSQTAILFQKALAAGFGLTDGQVRLMTLNTGGGFTGRSAVRPHHFIAALLSRKAGRPVKLRAMGDEEFLMCRAGGRARYRFRSGAGADGRLKVVEADLVFDSGAYVESQMIITVLTRAYLHLLYRLEASRYRGRLVCTNNMPYYFHHGGGLAQMQFGWGQHVEALARDAGLDPVEFHLLNAVEKGHTTMTGSHFASCGLKECITKASRRAGWLRKRGRLPQYKGIGIGIGAMASGAKGVFKHDTSAAFIKIVDDGTMSLFTGLPDMGQSSHTAMAIIAAEVLGVAPTDISVIAGDTDVTPLDVGAFTQRGTFNTGNAVIAAARDARAQLAKVAAEHFGVRPSAVVFRDHKVFPKGAPDKAIAFRKLAFDTLHSREGRFVMGRGFYNSPKESGTMAYSFGAQVAEVTVDPETGFVRVDRVIAAHDVGRAINPKIVEGQIDGQVFSGMSQVLYEEVLMEEGQALNPSRLEYKMPRSYEVPAIEHIIVETNDPYGPFGAKEVGEGPIVCTMQAIANAVANAIGEPIREMPITPARVLRALGRQANTSSGE; translated from the coding sequence ATGGCGCGCAAGGCTGAGTTTGGTGCGGTGGGCAGGAGCCAGCCGCGACTCGATGGCGCCGCCAAGCTTACCGGCCGCTCGGAGTTTGCCGATGACGTGCGCCTGCCGGGCCTGCTGCACGGGCGCGTCGTGCGCAGCCCGCATGCCCGGGCGCGGATCGCGCACATCGACGTGTCGGCAGCGGCACGCCTGCCCGGTGTCAAGGCGATCATCACGCGCGAGGATGCGCCCCGCATGCAGATCGGCATGTACCAGCCGCTCTTCGACCAGGCGGCGAACTTCATCGGTCACGAGGTCGCGGCGGTGGCCGCGATCGACGAGGCGACGGCAGCCGAGGCGGCGGCGCTGGTGCGCGTGGACTACGAGCCGCTGCCGGCGATCACGGCATTCGAACGGGCGCTCGAGGACGGCGCCCCGCAACTGCACCCGAAGGCGCCGGGCAACATTGCCTGGGAACAGCACGAGGTGCACGGCGATCCGGATCGTGCCATGGCCGAGTGCCGCTACGTGCGCGAGGACGAGTACGAGACCAATCCCAGCCACAACTGCTACGCGGAATTCCACGTCGCAGTAGCGGACTTCTCGGGTGGCGACAGGCTCACGATGTGGACACCGAGCCAGACCGCGATCCTGTTCCAGAAAGCGCTGGCCGCCGGTTTCGGCCTTACCGACGGGCAGGTCCGGCTGATGACGCTCAATACCGGCGGCGGGTTCACGGGTAGGAGCGCGGTGCGGCCACACCATTTCATCGCCGCGCTGCTGTCGCGCAAGGCCGGGCGGCCGGTGAAATTGCGCGCCATGGGTGACGAGGAGTTCCTCATGTGCCGTGCGGGCGGGCGCGCGCGCTACCGCTTTCGCTCCGGTGCCGGTGCCGACGGCCGGCTGAAAGTGGTGGAGGCGGACCTCGTGTTCGACTCCGGCGCCTATGTCGAGTCGCAAATGATCATCACGGTGCTCACCAGGGCGTACCTGCACCTGCTCTATCGCCTCGAAGCGAGCCGTTATCGCGGGCGGCTCGTGTGCACGAACAACATGCCGTACTACTTCCACCACGGCGGTGGACTGGCGCAGATGCAGTTCGGCTGGGGCCAGCACGTTGAAGCCCTGGCTCGCGATGCGGGCCTCGATCCGGTGGAGTTTCATCTGCTGAACGCGGTGGAGAAGGGGCACACGACGATGACCGGGTCGCATTTCGCCAGTTGCGGCCTCAAGGAGTGCATCACGAAGGCGAGCCGCCGTGCGGGCTGGCTGCGCAAGCGCGGCCGCCTGCCACAGTACAAGGGCATCGGCATCGGCATCGGCGCGATGGCCTCGGGGGCGAAGGGCGTGTTCAAGCACGACACCTCGGCGGCGTTCATCAAGATCGTGGACGACGGCACGATGTCGCTCTTCACCGGGCTGCCCGACATGGGGCAGAGCTCGCACACCGCCATGGCCATCATCGCCGCGGAGGTGCTCGGAGTGGCGCCGACCGACATCAGCGTGATCGCCGGCGACACGGACGTGACTCCGCTCGATGTCGGCGCCTTCACCCAGCGCGGAACCTTCAACACCGGCAATGCGGTGATCGCAGCGGCCAGGGACGCGCGGGCGCAGCTCGCGAAGGTCGCGGCAGAGCACTTCGGCGTCCGTCCCTCCGCGGTGGTGTTCCGGGACCACAAGGTGTTCCCGAAGGGCGCGCCCGACAAGGCCATCGCCTTCAGGAAACTCGCCTTTGACACGCTCCACAGCCGCGAGGGCCGTTTCGTGATGGGCCGTGGCTTCTACAATTCGCCGAAGGAAAGCGGCACGATGGCCTATTCCTTCGGTGCGCAGGTTGCCGAAGTGACGGTCGATCCGGAGACCGGCTTCGTGCGCGTCGATCGGGTGATTGCCGCGCACGACGTGGGACGCGCCATCAACCCGAAGATCGTCGAGGGCCAGATCGACGGGCAGGTCTTCTCGGGCATGTCACAAGTGCTCTACGAAGAGGTGCTGATGGAGGAGGGCCAGGCGCTGAACCCCTCCAGGCTGGAATACAAGATGCCGCGGTCCTACGAGGTGCCGGCCATCGAGCACATCATCGTGGAGACGAACGACCCCTACGGACCGTTCGGAGCCAAGGAAGTCGGCGAGGGGCCGATCGTGTGCACCATGCAGGCGATCGCCAATGCGGTGGCCAACGCGATCGGCGAGCCGATCCGCGAGATGCCGATCACGCCTGCGCGGGTGCTGCGGGCGCTCGGGCGGCAGGCGAACACGTCGTCCGGCGAGTAG
- a CDS encoding lipid-binding SYLF domain-containing protein: MTRLITVFTAVLLGFSGLTAQASELDIRVDTATQLLQDLKSMPENAIPPALLSRAYAVAVIPSVIKAGFVLGGTYGKGIIVARRADGQWSNPAFVRLTQGSIGFQAGVESTDLILVFKSQRALDGLSNGKITLGGDASIAAGPVGRQATASTDLQMQSEIYSYARSRGFFAGVSLQGGVLGMDHKANGAFYQGEASAARILTDTSIPAPVSARRFMDTLAAIAPPLQGAPNVRAASRDPDMEVAPPAGARTYGVDEPATPAAAEGPF; this comes from the coding sequence ATGACGAGACTGATCACCGTTTTCACCGCGGTCTTGCTTGGTTTCAGCGGGCTCACCGCCCAGGCCAGCGAGCTCGATATCCGGGTGGATACCGCCACCCAACTGCTGCAAGACCTGAAAAGCATGCCCGAGAACGCCATACCGCCGGCCCTGCTGAGCCGGGCCTATGCGGTCGCGGTCATCCCGAGTGTCATCAAGGCCGGGTTCGTCCTCGGCGGCACCTACGGCAAGGGCATCATCGTGGCACGCCGGGCCGACGGGCAATGGAGCAACCCGGCCTTCGTGCGGCTGACCCAGGGCAGCATCGGCTTCCAGGCCGGGGTCGAATCCACTGACCTGATCCTGGTATTCAAGTCGCAGCGTGCACTCGACGGGCTGTCGAACGGCAAGATCACGCTCGGGGGCGATGCGTCGATCGCCGCCGGCCCGGTCGGCCGCCAGGCGACGGCGTCCACGGACCTGCAGATGCAGAGCGAGATCTATTCCTACGCCCGCAGCCGCGGCTTCTTCGCCGGCGTGTCGCTCCAGGGCGGCGTGCTCGGCATGGATCACAAGGCCAACGGCGCGTTCTACCAGGGTGAAGCCAGCGCCGCGAGGATCCTGACCGATACCAGCATTCCCGCGCCGGTCTCGGCCCGCCGCTTCATGGACACCCTGGCCGCCATCGCTCCGCCGCTGCAGGGCGCACCCAACGTGCGCGCCGCGAGCCGTGACCCGGACATGGAAGTCGCACCGCCGGCCGGTGCGCGTACCTATGGTGTCGATGAGCCGGCGACACCTGCCGCAGCCGAGGGCCCCTTCTAG
- a CDS encoding OsmC family protein: MSEHKATVHWQNPDGGMDHDRYPRDHRWEFEGGPAVEASAAPEYRGGPGRVDPEEAFVAAVAACHMLTFLAVASKKKLVVEAYDDEAVGHLEKNAQGAIAITRVELRPRVRFAAGVTVGAEQLRALHDAAHRNCFIANSVKSVVTVA, translated from the coding sequence ATGTCTGAACACAAGGCGACTGTCCATTGGCAGAACCCGGACGGCGGCATGGACCACGACCGCTATCCGCGCGACCACCGCTGGGAGTTCGAGGGCGGGCCGGCGGTCGAGGCTTCGGCCGCGCCGGAGTACCGCGGCGGTCCTGGTCGGGTCGACCCCGAGGAAGCATTCGTCGCGGCAGTCGCCGCGTGCCACATGCTGACTTTTCTCGCCGTGGCTTCGAAAAAGAAACTGGTGGTCGAGGCCTACGACGACGAAGCGGTCGGGCACCTCGAGAAGAATGCGCAGGGGGCGATCGCCATCACGCGTGTCGAATTGCGGCCGCGCGTGCGCTTCGCTGCCGGCGTCACGGTCGGTGCGGAGCAGTTACGCGCGCTGCACGACGCCGCCCATCGCAACTGCTTCATTGCCAACTCGGTGAAGAGCGTGGTGACGGTGGCGTGA
- a CDS encoding class I SAM-dependent methyltransferase: MLQPQPCSLATVAIDATLTRLHASARGDWKKFLAITPRYLAGRLLGRPMHETITPALTHDIYMPVSPEKGRFLYITTRAIRARTIVEFGTSFAISTIYLAAAVRDNGGGRVIGSEIESSKHARAVANLAAAGLADVAEVRLGDAMQTLRDVPAPVDLVFLDGWKMLYLPLLKQLEPALRPGAILLADNIRSFSSSLQEFLGYLHSGTNGWHSVTLGFGDGLEYAVYEGSIRG, encoded by the coding sequence ATGCTCCAGCCACAGCCGTGCTCGCTGGCGACCGTCGCCATCGACGCTACGCTGACCCGCCTGCACGCATCGGCCCGGGGCGACTGGAAGAAGTTCCTCGCGATCACGCCGCGCTATCTGGCGGGGCGCCTGCTCGGGCGACCAATGCACGAGACGATCACGCCCGCGCTGACCCACGACATCTACATGCCGGTGTCGCCCGAGAAGGGCCGCTTTCTCTACATCACGACGCGCGCCATCCGCGCACGCACCATCGTCGAGTTCGGCACGTCCTTCGCGATATCAACGATCTATCTCGCCGCGGCGGTGCGTGACAACGGCGGCGGCCGGGTCATCGGCAGCGAAATCGAATCGTCCAAGCACGCACGGGCGGTGGCCAATCTCGCGGCAGCGGGCCTCGCCGATGTCGCCGAGGTGCGGCTCGGAGATGCGATGCAGACACTGCGCGACGTACCCGCGCCGGTGGATCTCGTCTTCCTGGACGGCTGGAAGATGCTCTACCTGCCGCTCCTGAAGCAACTCGAGCCCGCGCTGCGCCCGGGCGCGATTCTGCTCGCCGACAACATCCGCAGCTTCAGCTCGAGTCTGCAGGAGTTCCTCGGATACCTGCACTCGGGTACGAACGGCTGGCACTCCGTCACGCTCGGGTTCGGCGACGGCCTGGAGTACGCCGTGTACGAGGGGTCCATTCGGGGGTGA
- a CDS encoding (2Fe-2S)-binding protein: MRKQFIRLTVNGDCREVAVAPNQALVEVIREQFGLTGTKRGCTSGSCGVCTVNGDDGEAVLSCLALAIEWDGRSITTIEGVAQNGALHPLQQAFLEHGAVQCGFCTPGLIMTARALLESNPRADAEAINEALAGAICRCTGHIKVKEAVAKAVEVLAGGHAGQEGSDGAQG; the protein is encoded by the coding sequence ATGAGAAAGCAGTTCATCCGGCTGACCGTCAACGGTGACTGCCGCGAGGTGGCGGTGGCGCCGAACCAGGCACTGGTCGAGGTGATCCGCGAGCAGTTCGGCCTGACCGGCACCAAGCGCGGCTGCACCAGTGGCAGTTGTGGCGTCTGCACGGTCAACGGCGACGACGGCGAGGCCGTGCTCTCCTGCCTGGCGCTCGCCATCGAGTGGGACGGGCGTTCGATCACCACCATCGAGGGCGTGGCGCAGAACGGTGCGCTGCATCCGCTGCAGCAGGCGTTCCTGGAGCACGGTGCCGTGCAGTGCGGATTCTGCACGCCGGGACTGATCATGACGGCCAGGGCTCTGCTCGAGTCCAACCCGCGGGCGGATGCGGAGGCGATCAACGAGGCGCTCGCCGGCGCAATCTGCCGCTGCACGGGACATATCAAGGTGAAGGAAGCGGTGGCAAAGGCCGTGGAGGTGCTGGCCGGCGGGCACGCAGGGCAGGAGGGCAGCGATGGCGCGCAAGGCTGA
- a CDS encoding alpha/beta fold hydrolase, with translation MTASTTANACIHRTAMSGLGPYSAPRAGVEQTLTRLWCESFGMDQVGIDDDFFALGGTSIQAVHLFDAIEKECQRRLPLALLYEAPTIRSLARLLGDENRPAPAGRCLVRIEAGNDDGPPLFLVPGMGGNVVGLAHLGRELATEGPVFGLQSPGLEGRDAPLHDLREIAARYLDEIRNLGHDRPPRLLGICWGALVALEMAQQLTRGGEAVGSLLMMDPPPPGHPGPAWPGHLQHGIALPRFVASRLSLYWRSLRALPPEERRRYLRERVRVVQDIVRRRDIFRGDRSEFARREVTAANASAARHYVPQPFDAGAYLLFTADRPDGRSRRYRAYWQDLVAAGHAPRFVPGHDTGEAIAPERAAIVAATVRECLRPNGRETPVGQSGR, from the coding sequence ATGACCGCCAGCACAACCGCCAACGCCTGCATACACCGTACCGCCATGTCCGGACTCGGACCGTATTCGGCTCCGCGTGCCGGCGTCGAGCAGACCCTCACCCGGCTCTGGTGCGAATCTTTTGGAATGGACCAGGTCGGCATCGACGACGACTTCTTCGCGCTCGGCGGCACCTCCATCCAGGCGGTGCATTTATTCGACGCCATAGAGAAGGAATGCCAGCGGCGCCTGCCGCTCGCGCTCCTCTACGAAGCGCCGACGATCCGCAGTCTTGCCCGACTGCTCGGTGACGAGAACCGGCCGGCACCGGCCGGGCGCTGCCTCGTTCGCATCGAAGCGGGCAACGATGACGGACCGCCGCTGTTTCTCGTTCCGGGCATGGGCGGCAACGTGGTCGGCCTCGCCCATCTCGGCCGCGAACTCGCAACCGAAGGCCCGGTCTTCGGATTGCAATCGCCCGGGCTCGAAGGCCGTGACGCGCCGCTGCACGATCTGCGCGAGATTGCGGCTCGATACCTGGACGAAATCCGCAACCTCGGACACGACCGCCCGCCGCGGCTGCTCGGCATCTGCTGGGGCGCACTCGTGGCGCTGGAAATGGCGCAGCAGCTCACGCGAGGTGGCGAAGCCGTGGGCTCGCTGCTGATGATGGACCCGCCGCCACCCGGCCACCCGGGACCTGCGTGGCCGGGTCATCTGCAGCACGGCATCGCCCTGCCGCGTTTCGTCGCATCGCGCCTCAGCCTGTACTGGCGATCGCTGCGCGCATTGCCGCCGGAGGAGCGCCGCCGCTACCTGCGCGAGCGCGTCCGCGTCGTGCAGGATATCGTCCGGCGCCGCGATATATTCCGCGGCGACCGCAGCGAGTTCGCACGGCGCGAGGTCACCGCCGCGAACGCGAGCGCTGCCCGCCACTATGTGCCGCAGCCGTTCGACGCCGGTGCTTACCTGCTGTTCACCGCCGACCGCCCGGACGGACGCTCGCGCCGCTACCGAGCCTACTGGCAGGACCTGGTCGCCGCTGGCCACGCGCCGCGATTCGTGCCCGGGCACGATACCGGTGAGGCTATCGCCCCGGAGCGGGCCGCGATCGTCGCAGCGACGGTGCGCGAGTGCCTGCGGCCCAACGGCCGGGAGACGCCCGTCGGTCAGTCCGGCAGGTAG